From a single Brassica oleracea var. oleracea cultivar TO1000 chromosome C5, BOL, whole genome shotgun sequence genomic region:
- the LOC106293395 gene encoding uncharacterized protein LOC106293395, with protein MSENGGDSSTTKPNLKRNGSGELDVFEATRYFSDFNEPTMAEYSRIQVQKQSTVTELRQKRIHPETEDKLPEPRVVTVKPKEKEKKTRGGGGKKLTSFLNSLLRSAGLKNLKSKSKSIPEVESPRGERRRRHSCVVTVTTHAEASSPISGAGAWSTRRRSFDEKHVKGLGSKKSDQKLNMRLCESLCSDKNVECKDRKKEVDVNGGYESDSGSESDLFELDLFAKSKP; from the coding sequence ATGTCGGAGAACGGTGGCGATTCTTCAACCACTAAACCAAACCTCAAGAGGAATGGCTCCGGCGAACTGGACGTCTTTGAAGCCACTCGCTACTTCTCCGACTTCAACGAACCAACTATGGCCGAGTACTCGAGAATCCAGGTTCAGAAACAGAGCACTGTTACAGAACTTCGACAGAAGAGAATACACCCGGAAACAGAGGATAAGCTTCCGGAACCTAGAGTCGTCACCGTGAAGCCGAAGGAGAAGGAGAAGAAAACACGTGGCGGCGGTGGGAAGAAGCTAACCAGCTTCTTGAACTCTCTTCTCCGTTCAGCAGGTCTGAAGAACTTAAAGTCAAAGTCCAAGTCAATTCCAGAGGTGGAGAGTCCACGAGGGGAAAGAAGGAGGAGGCATAGCTGCGTGGTGACCGTGACCACACACGCCGAAGCTTCTTCGCCGATCTCCGGTGCTGGCGCGTGGAGTACGCGCAGGAGAAGCTTTGATGAGAAACACGTGAAAGGTTTAGGTTCGAAGAAGAGTGATCAGAAGTTGAACATGAGGCTTTGTGAGAGTCTCTGCTCGGACAAGAACGTTGAGTGTAAAGATCGAAAAAAAGAAGTTGATGTAAATGGTGGATACGAGAGTGATTCAGGTTCTGAATCTGATCTTTTTGAATTGGACTTGTTTGCCAAATCAAAGCCTTAG